One Helicobacter pylori genomic window, AAGTGGCTTCTTTGAACGCTATTTCCATCACCAAAATATTGTTTTTATCGTCATAATCTTTGGTTTTGTATTGCACAACTTGCAAATCTTTGGCCATGACATTCGCGTAACGAGGGTTTTTGGATAGATCCGTTACTTGCAAGATAACTTTTGGGGCTATGGAATGATCGATGTATTTGTCTTTATTGGAAAACGCGCTCACTTCTAAGGACGGAATAATCGCTTTTACGCCCTTAATCTTGTAATAATAAGTCGCTCTGAAAAGCTCTTTTTCCACCTTTTTCCATTTAGGCATCTTGTTTAAAAGCTCAATTTGGGTTTTATCCCACCCGTCCTTGATTTTGGCTTCCAAAAACTCAGCGTCAAACAGCAATAAATCATAAGTTACGCCTATAATTTGACCGATATAAACCGGGTTGTTTTCTAAATCTTCTAATTGGGGGATTTTCACATAAGCCACTTTAGCCTTGATTTCTTCTGGATCGTGAGCGTTTTCAGCAACCAAAAAGCTTACCCAAAAGCTTAAAATCAAACTGATGATTTTAAGGATTTTGACTGGATGAGCGAAAAAAATCATTAACGATTTTTCAAATAAAAACCCCATGAGTTTTTATTTCTTCTTAGGCGCTTTTTCATCCATTTTCTCATCAACGATAGACCAGGTTTTCAAGCTGTCAATAGCGGTTTTTAGCTGAATATCATCATTGATCATTTTAGGAGTAACCTCTTTTTCCTCTTCGCTTTTCTTGTCTTTATCCGCCTCTTTGGAATTAGGGGTTTTATCATCAAGTTTTTTAAGCTCTTGCTCTAAATGGTGTTTTAGATCCGCTTCTTTCAAGCTGAATTTATTTTCATTTTCTGGCGCTTTACCCGGATAAATCACAATATCAGGCGTGATCCCCTTAGCTTGAATGGTGCGCCCGCTCGGCAAATAGTAGCGTGCGGTCGTGATTTTAATCGCTTCGTCTTTATTGACAGGGAGCAGCACCTGCACGCTTCCCTTACCAAAGGTTTTTTCACCGATAATCACGGCCCGTTTGTGATCTTGCAGTGCCCCTGCGACGATCTCGCTCGCGCTCGCTGAACCGCCATTGACTAACACCGCAATAGGTAAATTGGTATAAGGGGCTCTGCCGTTAGCCTTGTATTCTAAATTTTCTTCTTTATTTTTGCCTTTTTGAGAGACTAAAACCCCCTCTTTAATAAAGAGGTTAGACAAGCCCACCGCTTGGTTTAACAACCCTCCAGGATTCCCCCTTAAATCCAACACGATCCCCTTAGCCTTAGGGTTAGCTTTTAAGCCGTCTAGAACCGATTTGGTAACATTCTTGTCAAAACCACTCACTCTCACATACAGATAAGGGGTTTCTTTAATCTTTTTCACATAGACAGAGGGGAGTTTAATGATGTCTCTAACAATGTTAAACACCAAGGGTTTTGGCTCGTTTTTCCTAACAACGGTGATCTGAATAGGGGTCTTTGGCTTGCCACGCATGAGATTGATCGCATCATCAATGCTCATGCTCAGCGTGCTTTCGTTATTGATTTTTAGAATGTTATCGCCTGATTTAACCCCAGCCTTGTAAGCGGGAGTGCCTTCTAAGGGGGCAATAACGGTTAAAACGCCATCGCGCATGCCCACCGTGATCCCAAGCCCCCCAAATTCGCCCTCGGTTTGGGCTTGAAATTCCTTAAACTTCTTTTCATTCAAATACGCTGAATGCGCGTCCAAATTAGAGAGCAAGCCCTCAATCGCTTTAGTCATGATCTCAGAAATACTGATTTTATCCACATACTTTTTTTCAATTTCTGTAACCACATTAGAGAAACGACTGAACGCTTCCACCCTTTTAGCCGCTAATTCTTGCGGATCTTCTTTAACCGGCTTGACCGGCTTTTTTTCCTTAACTTCACCACCATGCAAACTCACAGCAAGAGAAATCGCTAACAACCCTTTAAAAAGTCGTTTTGTCATTGTTAATAGCACCACCCATTTTTGAGATTAGAAAGAATCACCTTTAAGGTTTTATTCAATTTTTGCGTTTATTCTATCTAAAATTTAGATAACATGCCCATTCATTCACTCATTTTGAGCCTAAACGGTATAATAAAATCGCATAGCTCCCCGATCCATTCACATGCAAATCGCAAAGCATGTTCGTTACAAAAACATTAGAAATGGGGCTTACTTTAGAGCCTCTATCGCAAATGAGAGCGAGATTAGATAATACAGAATAAAGGGAAAGCTGAACCTCCGCCTCTGCGGTAGATATTGTTGTCGCTTGTTTCTTTGCTGATGAATGCGGCATCAAAGTCAAAATCTCCGATGGCTTTGGCTTGGCGCGATAAGATAAGGGCGATATTGGCATTAAATGGGGGGGGGGGGGGTGGATTTTGCAAGATTTCTTGTATTAAGGCTTTGCTGTCATTCCCTTTTAAATGGGGCAAATCGCTCGTTAAAAATCCAAGCGTTTTTTGGATTTCAATCGTGCGCGCGATGACTTTAATGATGCTGTTTACATGATCAAAGTCGCAAGGCTCGTTTTTATGGCTTTTTAAATATTTGTCTAAAACGCAATACCCCCCTATCATGTAATCATGAATTTCTTGACTCACCCCCCTAAAATAAGCGCTATGGTTGATATAAAGCCGTTGTTCTGGTTCGTTATGAGAGGGTTTTTTGATGATGCGATCATGCGCTTCTTTGTAGAAGGATTCGCCTATATTGGTGTCTTTTAATTTGTTAAAGCTGTGATTCAGGCTTTCTTTATTTAAGACATGCAAACCGATCAATTCAATCCCTAAAAGGCTTAAAGCCCTAAACAAATCCTTATTTTTTGTGAAAAGGATTTTAGGGTAATCGTTTTTAAGGAAGTCTTCATAACGCTTGCGGTAATTTGGGGAATACAATAACGCATAGATATAGCCTAAAACCTCTAACGGCTCAAAATGGTGGCTATAATGCTTGTCTATGAAACTTCTAAACTCTGGCGTAAAATTTTCGGTGTAGTTGGGGTTATGGTATAGTGGATTTACATAATCGCCTCCCTCCATTCCTGGACATGTCCAAGTGCGCAAATCTGAAATTTTATTACTAACAAATCCTACGCCGCTTTTTTGCGATTGACAAAATCTGCGAGAAGTAATTAGCGCGACATTTTTGCGCGTTTGATTGGGTGTTTTAGGGTTTGTTGGGGGGGGGGGGGGTAACATGTGCTTAAAAACTTCGCTTCGTGGATAAGCGATAAAAGACTTTGATTTACCGGTATAATAAGTGTAGTAAAAATCAAAGGGGCGGTATTGGCACAAAACGATGTATTCTTCTAAGTTATCAGCGTTTGCCCTAACATCTCTAATAGCATATTCTAAACGCCAATCTCTGCCATCTTTTTTAATATTATAAACTCTGCGTAATTCACTGGGTTCTAAGGTTGAAAAATCTTTTAAAAGCTTTAATAAGCTCTCTTTGTCTTTATGGAAAACGACATGATCTCGTTGCGAACAAATACCGGTGCTTCCAACTTGAAACACCTCCTGAACGCTAAACCCTTGTTCGTATTCCTCTAACAAGGGCGTTTTTTGAGGTATGAGTAAGTAAAAAGGCCCTCTTGGGGCAAGCTCAAGCCATTCAATGCTATTCAAATCGTTTTGGGCTAAAAAGGCGTATTTTTCAGCCCTTTGGCCATAAACATCATAATAGTAGATTTTTGGCTTGGTGGCTTGCGCCTTTTTGACAAAGAGGTTGATGGAGACGCCTTGCATGATATTGAAAACATTTTCGTCTTTTGCGCCTTGTGGGGTTTCCTCCTTTTTCCTAGCGTTTCCATGCAAATTTAAGATATAAAGCTCATCGTAGCATTCTAAAAGAGAGCGCCTTAACCCTCTAAAAGTAGGGTTGTCTAAAAAGGCGTTGTTAGAGATAAAGCCAAAAAGGCCATGCCCTAACGATTCGATCTTGTTTTGAGCGAAACGCATGAATTTCACGTAATCGTCTAAGAGCCATTTAGGGTTTTTCTCCTTTTGTAGTTTGTATTTGGAATGGAGATTTTTAAGTTCCTTTAGGGCGTTTTTACTACCGCTTTCTTTTTGGGTTTGAATGTTTTTTAAAAGCGTTTGGATTTTATCGGCAAGTTTAATATTTTTTTCAATTTCTATGGTTTGAAATTCAGGCTCTATGCCGTAAGTGGCTTTCACTTCCCATTCAAACAGGCCCTCATTACTGCTCGCCCCACTATAAGGGGGGTTACCGGTGATGATAAGGATGTTTTCATCTTTTTTGATTTCTTGAGCGCTTTTAAGCTCTTTTTCAAAAATCGGGTTTAGCCCACGATAAGCAGCGATCTCACTAGGCTGTATGAAGGTGTTGGTTAAAATGATTTGAAGCGCATCGTTTTCTTTCTAAAAGAGAGCGCCTTAACCCTCTAAAAGTAGGGTTGTCTAAAAAGGCGTTGTTAGAGATAAAGCCAAAAAGGCCATGCCCTAACGATTCGATCTTGTTTTGAGCGAAACGCATGAATTTCACGTAATCGTCTAAGAGCCATTTAGGGTTTTTCTCCTTTTGTAGTTTGTATTTGGAATGGAGATTTTTAAGTTCCTTTAGGGCGTTTTTACTACCGCTTTCTTTTTGGGTTTGAATGTTTTTTAAAAGCGTTTGGATTTTATCGGCAAGTTTAATATTTTTTTCAATTTCTATGGTTTGAAATTCAGGCTCTATGCCGTAAGTGGCTTTCACTTCCCATTCAAACAGGCCCTCATTACTGCTCGCCCCACTATAAGGGGGGTTACCGGTGATGATAAGGATGTTTTCATCTTTTTTGATTTCTTGAGCGCTTTTAAGCTCTTTTTCAAAAATCGGGTTTAGCCCACGATAAGCAGCGATCTCACTAGGCTGTATGAAGGTGTTGGTTAAAATGATTTGAAGCGCATCGTTTTCTTTGAGAGGCTTTTTAAATTCCTCTTTAAAGGCTTGGCTGAGGTTCAAATGAGCGATCGCATAAGGAGCGATCAAGTATTCAAACCCATAGAATTGCTTCAAGAGGTTTTGGTATTTGTCCTCTTTAGTGGAGGTGCCTCCATCGCTTGTTTTTCTCGTTTCTAGCGCTTTCCTGAACGCTTCCAATAAAAAAGTGCCTGTGCCGGTAGCAAAATCTAAAAGCTTGATGTTTTCGTTATCTAAAGCGCTTTTTAAGCCTAAGGGAGCGTCTTTGAAATGCGTTTTGAGCAGGCTATCCAAAGCGTTAATGATGAATTTAACCACAGAATCTGGGGTATAGTACACGCCCTTCTTCTCTCGCAATTTAGGGTCATAAGCGCTTAAAAAGGTTTCATAAAAGTGCAAATAAGGGTCTTTATCGTCATTCAAATCTTTAATGATAGAGCCCATATCAACATGATTGATCAAGCTTAAAATTTCATCTAAAAGCCATTGGATTTCTTTAATTGCATCAAGCTTCTTTAAAAAATCCGCCATTTCTCTGATCACAGCGAAATTTTTAGGGATCGAACTCCTCACATTATCCAAATTGATTTTTTCAAAAGGGTGGTTGAGCTTGGCTATAAAAAGGCTGTAGGTGAGCGTTTGAGCGAGTGCATCGCTAAAGTCTTCAAAGCTCAATTCTTCATAAAGATATTCTTTAAAATTCTTAAAAATGCTAGAAACTTGCTCGTCTTTTTGGTATGTGATCAAAGCGTCTTTTAAATACTTGGTGGGCGCGCTTAATGCGTTTGCGAAATCTTTAGCGTTAGTGATAGGGGCCGCTTCGTGATTGAAAAAGCCTCTAAACAATTCAATCAGATCGCGTTCGGTTTGCGGGTTGGGTTTTAGGGGTTTAGAGAGTTCATCAAGGCTAGCGATAGAGATTTTTCTTTTAATTGAAGGCTTATTCTCTTCATCTTTCCCTACCCACATGAAATTAAGGTAATCGGTGAGCATGAGATTAGGGTTTAATTCTAAATATTTAAGGATTTGATCGTTTTTTAAGAGCTGGCTAAGATTGGTCCCTACCTTTTTATTTTCTATATAGCCAATGTTAAGCCCTTGATAAGAGATGCGAAAATCAGGCTGACTTCCTCGCTCTCTTTTAGGCTCATGCTCAATCTTAAATTCTTTATTGAAATGGTCTTTTAAGCTATCAAGCAAGTCGTGTAAAGAATGGCGGTGTGCGAGTTCGTTCTTTTCAGGCGTAAGATCTTTAATGCCTTCTAAATATTCTTTTAGCATATCAATAACCCCTTTTTAAAGTTTTTAAGCCATTTTCATGTGCATGTCAATAAAAGTGGCTTGATGGATTAAAGCCCCTACGCTAATGGCATCCACGCCGCTTTTAGCGTAAGCGTTGATGCTCTCTAGTGAAATGTTCCCGCTCGCTTCCAATAAGACAAAGGGGTAATGCGCATCTCTATAAGCGGCAATCTCTTTCGTTTCTCCAACGCTCATGTTATCGCACATCACAATATCCGCTCCCGCATTCATGGCGTTTTTGGCCTCTTCAAAGCTCTCGCATTCAATTTCAATTTTAGCCGTGAAAGGCAAGTTTTTTCTGGCATGCGCTAAAAAGCTTTTGAGATCTTTCACATGCTTTAAATGCGTGTCTTTAAGCATTAAAGCGTCATCTAGCCCTAATCGGTGGTTGCTCGCTCCCCCATTAAGCACGGAATATTTTTCAAAAATCCTTAAAAGGGGTCTGGTTTTTCTCGTATCCAACAAACGCACCTTATGAGAATTTAAAGCTTCTACAAAACGGCTCGTTAAAGTGGCGATCCCGCTGCTGTGTTGCAAAAGGTTTAATAGGGTGCGCTCAATCTTTAAAAGCATGCTAAAATCCCCCCTAATTTCCATTAGGGTGTCTTTAGGCTTGAAGCGTTCTTTATCTTTAATGGTTTGAGCGCATTCAATACCGGTCATTTGAAGCAACTCTAAAGCGTATTTTTCGCCTGAAAACACGCCCTCTTGTTTAGCCCTAACAAAAGCCGCGGCTTTAAAATCCTTTTCTAACACCCTTTCAAACAAATCCCCATGCCCTAAATCTTCTTTTAAAGCGCGTTCTAAAAAAGTTTTTACCTCCATTAGGACAACTCCATCATTTTAGTTAAAGCGAGTTTGGCCAAACGCGCCACCTCATCTTTTAATTCAATCGCATTGTAAGCCCTGTGGTTTTTATAAGCCTTTAAAACTTCAAACAAATCTTTTAAAGTCGTTTCGTTCATGGTAGGGCAAAGGGCGAGCGTGCTAGAAAGAATGAAAGTGTTTTGATGGTGGCGCTTGGCTTTCAAGCGGTTGACTAAATGGCTTTCAGTGCCTATGGCGACTTTTTGATTAGGGCTTAACTTTTCTACAAACTCTATGATTTGACTCGTTGATCCGCTAAAATCAGCGTTAGAAACCACGCTAGGATCGCATTCTGGATGGACAGCGATTAAAATATCCGGGTATTTTTGGCGGTAAAATTCAATGTCTTCTAATTTGAAAAGCTGATGCACCGAACAAAAGCCGTTATAACAAACCACATCAGCGTTTTTAATTTCTTCTGGGCTGTTTGTGCCCAAAATCGCGCTTTTTAAGCCGTTTTCTAGGGCTAGATTTTCCCCCAAGCATTTATCCGGTAAAAAAAAGATTTTTTTATTTTGTTTTAAAGCGTGATTAAAGATTTTAGAAGCGTTCCTGCTCGTGCAAACCACGCCATCATCTTTGGCGACTTTGGCTTTCACTTCAGCGTTAGAATTGATATAAGTGATAGGGTAAAATTCTTTAACGCCACATTCTTTCAATAAATGGACGCTTTTATCGTAGTAATGGCTGTCTATCATTCTTGCCATAGAGCAGCATGAGAGTTTGGGCATGATCACTTGCTTGTCAAAGGCTAGGGCTTTCACGCTTTCGCCCATGAAATGCACCCCGCAAAACACGATGAGGTTTTTATCGCTCTGGCTTGCGATTTTAGCTAATTCCAAGCTGTCCCCTGTATGGTGGGCTAACTCTACAATCTCATCTTTTTGATAAAAATGAGCCACTAAAAGCGCGTCTAAATCGTGCAACAATTCCACAATAGAAGTTTTTAAATCGTTATCAGTTGGCATGAAATTCCCCTATACTTTCCCCAAACTTCACGCTTTTTTCTCTCAAATCCTTAAAAGCGGTGTTTTGAATGAATAAAACGATCGTAGAGCCCATTTCAAAATTCCCTAAATTATCCCCTTTTTTCACCTTAATCGGAGGGTTGTAAGAGTAGGTTTGCGTGAAACGGGCTTTAGCGTTAGTTTGGATATTCTTATCAAAATTAAAACGCATTTTACCCACATTTAACGCTCCCACCGCTACAAAATACAATTGATTGCCTTGAATGTCTTTTGCAACAAGCACTACCCTTTCATTGCCCACAAACAGATTGTTGTTTTTGTAAAGCGAGGGCTTATTGACCGACAGTAATTTCCCCGCAAAATAACGAGCCTCTAAAATTTCTAAATCGCAAGGGGCGTGGTAGTGGTGGTAATCTTTGGGCGAAAGGTAAAAATTCGCATAGAAAAAAGAAGGGCTTAAGGGGTTGATTTCGCCCACTAATTCATGCGCTTTATAGGGCATGCCTTTAATTTGTAAGGCGGTATCGTTATCTAAAAAAGCGCATTCCGTGATCAAAGCATCGCAAGGCGCAATGCAAATATTAGGGGATTTGTCAAAGGGTCGTTCTTTTTTTAAGGAGCGCGTGAAAAGAGCGTTCAAACTCTTGTAGTTTTCCAAAGGCTCAAACTCGCTCAAATCAATTTTAAAGATCTTAACATAAAGAGCGTTGATACCTTTTTGGATAAAAGAAGGGAATTTATAGCCAGCCACAGAGCCAAAAACCCTTGAAAGAGCGTTGCTTAAAGCTACCATTTTAACCCTGCCATGTTCAGTATAAATTCCACCTCGCCCTTACTCACTTTAAATTCTTTAGAAATAGAATCCACGCTATAACCTTCTTGATACATTTTCAAAACCTGTTTTTCGTTGATTTCATCGCTAGCAGCATAATGCCCCATGTCTTTGAATTTGTTTTCTAAAGTAATGATTTTTTCTTCTAAATAATCGCGCTCTTTGTCCATGGATTTTTGGATTTCTTGCAACTGGCTATAAAGGTGTGAAAGGGTCGTTTTTAATGAGCTATCCTCTTTAGCGCTTTTTTCTAAAGAAAGGCCTTCCAAACGCCCCTCTAATTCTTGCAAGCGCTTAGAATAAATATAATTTTCTTGATAGGATTCATCTAAGGTTTTTTCTAAACGCCTCATTTTATGGTAAAACTCTTTTTCTTTAAGATACAAATACCCCACCAAGCACACCAACACCAATAAAATCGCCCCCAAAACGACCATAAACAAATCATTAGAAGATAACATGATTGCTCCCGTTCATAATTTTAAGCCTTTTCTTTCGCTATCAACAATGAAAGAATCATAACGCTTAATGTCTAAGGCGTGCATGCGAGTGATTTCTAAAAAATCTTTATCCCTTGCCACGCCAAAAAAGGCTAGGATTTTCCCTTCTAACACGCAACGCCCATAATAAGTTTGAGGCGCTATCAGGCTTTGTTTTTTTAGGCAAACTAGCCCATGCCCTAAAGCAGTGATGCGATCCTTTTGCTCCAATTCAAGTAGGTTTTCTTTTAAAAGCAGGCTCTCTAATTTTTCTAGCTTGAAATACAGCGCTTTGAGCAATTCCAGAGTGTCATTTTCAACGTTCAAGCGTGAAAAATCAAAGCCAGAATTTAACCAATCAAATTCTTCTAACACCGCTAAAGAGCGTTTACTTTTAGAGATAAACCTTTCATAAGAGAACGATAAATCGCACTGGACTAAGCGCGTTTCAAACCCTAAAGCTTGGGATCTTAAAACCAACTCATGCATGCTTAAACCCCACATCAAGGACGATGAAAATAAAAAACACCACCCCCAAATAGCCATTACTCACAAAAAAGGCTTTCGGGATGTTTTTATAATCTCTAGCCACTAAGACCTGCTCATAGAGTAAAATCAAAGTTGAAACCCCTAACCCTAAATACGCAAAAACCCCCCCATGATAGCACTTTATAAAAAAAAGCCAGCATATCAGTGCCACAAGGTGTGAGAGCCTTGAAAGATTCAAACACCACTTTTCCCCTAATTTACTAGGAATGGAAAACAAGCCCCTTTCTTTATCAAACTCCATATCCTGTAAAGAATAGAGCAAATCAAACCCAGCCACCCACAGCATCACCCCTAAAGCCAAAAAGACATTCCATAAAGGAATATCCCCTAAAACCGCCACGCTTCCTGCAATGGGGGCTAAACCCAAAGCCAAACCCACTACAAAATGCGCCAAAGAAGAAAAGCGCTTGAAATACGAATACCCCCCTAAAATGATTAAAAAAGGTAACGAAAGCCTGAAAGCTAAAGGGTTAATGAAATAGCTCACCACCACGAACAAAAGCGCGTTTGAAACGCTAAAAATGACCATGCCTTTAACGCTGATTCTGCCATCCACGCTCGGGCGGTTTTTCGTCCTTGGGTTGTCCTTATCAATGTCTCTATCCACTAAGCGGTTAAACCCCATAGCGAAGTTTCTTGCCCCTAGTAAGGCCAAAAAACAAAGGATTAAGGTTTCTAAGTCAAAAAAGAGCGTTTGATTTTTTTGATAGGAGCTTATGACCATAGCCATGAGTAAAAACATGCTAGAAAATATCGTATGCTCCAAAGCGACCAATTCGCTTAAAGCTTTGATTTGGTGCGTGATTTTTTTAAGCAATTATTTGATCCCTAATAAAATGACTTTTCTAACCTACAATTAAGCTAGGCATTATAATATATTGATAGCAACAATACAAGAAAAAGCCCGCACTTAAAACATTCATGCTTAAATAAACTTTAAAAAAACGCGCACTCAAAATCGTTAAACATAAATGCACCCCTAAAAGCCATAAGGGCGAAGGAACCGAAATCGTAGGGATGGTTAAAGGCATGCTTAAAATATGATCCAACAAAGACCCTAAACCCACCGCATGCAAGAACAAACTCAAAGGGAAAAACACGATAAAAATCAAGCCTAAAGGAATGCTAAAGAGCTGGTAGGGCGAAAACATAGGGAAAAAGGCATGCGCGACAATGAGCATGTTCAAAAACACTAACACGCTTAAAGCGATCGCTTGAAACGATCGCATTAAAAAAGAAGAGGTTTTAAAAAAGGCTTGAGTGTGTTTTAAAAATAAAAAGATATACCACACCCCACAAACAGAAAGCAAAAACCCCACGCTAAAAAGCAATTTAGGGAGTAACGCTATAGCGATACAGCAGGCTAAAATCAAAAGCTTAAAACTCAAAAGCCTTACCCCAAAAAAGCATGCCAAAAACCCTAACAAGCCCATTAAAAACGCCCTGAAAAAAGAGGGTAAAAAATCTAATAACAATAAATACCCTAGCAAAAAAACCCACACCAAAACCCCTATATCATAAAAAGCGTTCCTATAAGGGAAATAGCGTTTTTGTAAGGGGGTATAAAAAAGAGAGAAAAGAAAATACACGCTCGCGCTCAAAATCCCTAAATGGAATCCGCTAATGGCTAGTAAGTGGTTGATCCCTAGAGCGTTAGCCCTGTCTCTTAAGTCTTTATTCAAACTATCCCCTATAAATAATGCGCGGTATAAATTCCCCACTAAAGCGCTTGAATGAGCACCATCAATGAAACGGCGCCAATGCGATTTGAAATCTTGTTTCCGTGTTAAAGAAAAAGAATAAGTTTGAAAAAAGCATGATCTTAAAGACTCTAAGAACGAGCAAGGTTTGATTTTGCCAAAAAATTGCGCGTAGCGGTATTGGAGGTTTTTTAAAGGC contains:
- a CDS encoding SH3 domain-containing protein; the encoded protein is MGFLFEKSLMIFFAHPVKILKIISLILSFWVSFLVAENAHDPEEIKAKVAYVKIPQLEDLENNPVYIGQIIGVTYDLLLFDAEFLEAKIKDGWDKTQIELLNKMPKWKKVEKELFRATYYYKIKGVKAIIPSLEVSAFSNKDKYIDHSIAPKVILQVTDLSKNPRYANVMAKDLQVVQYKTKDYDDKNNILVMEIAFKEATWEDFHIKEAIKQGFDNASLNQIKAKEGSVFYYCVLPKTLQNLSFDYFSLSNKQFKTLSFSTIPTQDTTGIQSDLIPKNNFLVFSNVALLALCVFFLVLFFIFGRKLIFLGLGILCLGFVLYHLLFTQKSALLLAHKKIRILPTQNSTILGLSKNEMSIKILGSHDDYYKILTPHEQIGWVKKNEVK
- a CDS encoding S41 family peptidase, with the protein product MTKRLFKGLLAISLAVSLHGGEVKEKKPVKPVKEDPQELAAKRVEAFSRFSNVVTEIEKKYVDKISISEIMTKAIEGLLSNLDAHSAYLNEKKFKEFQAQTEGEFGGLGITVGMRDGVLTVIAPLEGTPAYKAGVKSGDNILKINNESTLSMSIDDAINLMRGKPKTPIQITVVRKNEPKPLVFNIVRDIIKLPSVYVKKIKETPYLYVRVSGFDKNVTKSVLDGLKANPKAKGIVLDLRGNPGGLLNQAVGLSNLFIKEGVLVSQKGKNKEENLEYKANGRAPYTNLPIAVLVNGGSASASEIVAGALQDHKRAVIIGEKTFGKGSVQVLLPVNKDEAIKITTARYYLPSGRTIQAKGITPDIVIYPGKAPENENKFSLKEADLKHHLEQELKKLDDKTPNSKEADKDKKSEEEKEVTPKMINDDIQLKTAIDSLKTWSIVDEKMDEKAPKKK
- the nadC gene encoding carboxylating nicotinate-nucleotide diphosphorylase, yielding MEVKTFLERALKEDLGHGDLFERVLEKDFKAAAFVRAKQEGVFSGEKYALELLQMTGIECAQTIKDKERFKPKDTLMEIRGDFSMLLKIERTLLNLLQHSSGIATLTSRFVEALNSHKVRLLDTRKTRPLLRIFEKYSVLNGGASNHRLGLDDALMLKDTHLKHVKDLKSFLAHARKNLPFTAKIEIECESFEEAKNAMNAGADIVMCDNMSVGETKEIAAYRDAHYPFVLLEASGNISLESINAYAKSGVDAISVGALIHQATFIDMHMKMA
- the nadA gene encoding quinolinate synthase NadA gives rise to the protein MPTDNDLKTSIVELLHDLDALLVAHFYQKDEIVELAHHTGDSLELAKIASQSDKNLIVFCGVHFMGESVKALAFDKQVIMPKLSCCSMARMIDSHYYDKSVHLLKECGVKEFYPITYINSNAEVKAKVAKDDGVVCTSRNASKIFNHALKQNKKIFFLPDKCLGENLALENGLKSAILGTNSPEEIKNADVVCYNGFCSVHQLFKLEDIEFYRQKYPDILIAVHPECDPSVVSNADFSGSTSQIIEFVEKLSPNQKVAIGTESHLVNRLKAKRHHQNTFILSSTLALCPTMNETTLKDLFEVLKAYKNHRAYNAIELKDEVARLAKLALTKMMELS
- a CDS encoding phosphatidylserine decarboxylase, encoding MVALSNALSRVFGSVAGYKFPSFIQKGINALYVKIFKIDLSEFEPLENYKSLNALFTRSLKKERPFDKSPNICIAPCDALITECAFLDNDTALQIKGMPYKAHELVGEINPLSPSFFYANFYLSPKDYHHYHAPCDLEILEARYFAGKLLSVNKPSLYKNNNLFVGNERVVLVAKDIQGNQLYFVAVGALNVGKMRFNFDKNIQTNAKARFTQTYSYNPPIKVKKGDNLGNFEMGSTIVLFIQNTAFKDLREKSVKFGESIGEFHAN
- a CDS encoding DUF6115 domain-containing protein, whose product is MLSSNDLFMVVLGAILLVLVCLVGYLYLKEKEFYHKMRRLEKTLDESYQENYIYSKRLQELEGRLEGLSLEKSAKEDSSLKTTLSHLYSQLQEIQKSMDKERDYLEEKIITLENKFKDMGHYAASDEINEKQVLKMYQEGYSVDSISKEFKVSKGEVEFILNMAGLKW
- the mqnP gene encoding menaquinone biosynthesis prenyltransferase MqnP → MVALEHTIFSSMFLLMAMVISSYQKNQTLFFDLETLILCFLALLGARNFAMGFNRLVDRDIDKDNPRTKNRPSVDGRISVKGMVIFSVSNALLFVVVSYFINPLAFRLSLPFLIILGGYSYFKRFSSLAHFVVGLALGLAPIAGSVAVLGDIPLWNVFLALGVMLWVAGFDLLYSLQDMEFDKERGLFSIPSKLGEKWCLNLSRLSHLVALICWLFFIKCYHGGVFAYLGLGVSTLILLYEQVLVARDYKNIPKAFFVSNGYLGVVFFIFIVLDVGFKHA
- a CDS encoding ComEC/Rec2 family competence protein yields the protein MKDKTFQGAFELLATPKEYLWCGVFLSLLLALNLYLEYLNYQKLDFSKPTSLNAQILLQYPKTKDQKTYFVLKLQSKGMIFYATIKEPLKNLQYRYAQFFGKIKPCSFLESLRSCFFQTYSFSLTRKQDFKSHWRRFIDGAHSSALVGNLYRALFIGDSLNKDLRDRANALGINHLLAISGFHLGILSASVYFLFSLFYTPLQKRYFPYRNAFYDIGVLVWVFLLGYLLLLDFLPSFFRAFLMGLLGFLACFFGVRLLSFKLLILACCIAIALLPKLLFSVGFLLSVCGVWYIFLFLKHTQAFFKTSSFLMRSFQAIALSVLVFLNMLIVAHAFFPMFSPYQLFSIPLGLIFIVFFPLSLFLHAVGLGSLLDHILSMPLTIPTISVPSPLWLLGVHLCLTILSARFFKVYLSMNVLSAGFFLYCCYQYIIMPSLIVG